From the genome of Pukyongia salina, one region includes:
- a CDS encoding isoaspartyl peptidase/L-asparaginase family protein produces the protein MKPYSIAIHGGAGTLIKGLMTPQLEASYKAALDTALEEGYAILEQGGTAIDAIEKAVCLLEDSPLFNAGKGSVFTAEGTHEMDAAIMDGSNLNAGAVSLITGIRNPVTLARDVMERSNHVFLAGEGAMRFAAELGYEKLEPEYFYDEVRYRQWQGIKDSDTFQLDHSVKKDGKFGTVGAVACDGFGNIAAATSTGGMTNKKWGRVGDSPMIGSGNYANNKTCAVSCTGSGEYFIRGVVAYDVSCLMEFKNMSLAEAASEVIYKRITKINGDGGLIAVDAEANITMPFNTEGMYRAFKTSRGDKEIGIYA, from the coding sequence ATGAAACCGTATTCCATCGCAATTCACGGAGGTGCAGGAACCTTGATAAAGGGATTGATGACACCTCAGTTAGAAGCTTCTTATAAAGCAGCGCTGGATACAGCATTGGAGGAAGGGTATGCAATACTCGAACAGGGAGGCACTGCGATAGACGCCATAGAAAAGGCTGTTTGTTTACTGGAAGACTCACCGCTATTCAACGCAGGGAAAGGTAGTGTTTTTACAGCCGAAGGAACCCATGAGATGGACGCGGCCATCATGGATGGTTCAAATTTAAATGCGGGCGCTGTAAGCCTTATAACCGGGATCCGGAATCCTGTTACACTGGCGCGGGATGTGATGGAACGAAGTAACCATGTGTTTCTGGCCGGGGAAGGCGCCATGCGTTTTGCTGCCGAGCTTGGTTACGAGAAACTGGAACCCGAGTATTTTTACGATGAGGTTCGTTACCGGCAATGGCAGGGGATAAAGGACAGCGATACTTTTCAGCTGGACCACAGTGTAAAGAAAGATGGAAAATTCGGCACTGTGGGAGCAGTGGCCTGCGATGGTTTCGGAAACATAGCTGCCGCGACTTCAACAGGAGGGATGACCAATAAGAAATGGGGGCGTGTGGGTGATAGTCCGATGATAGGTTCGGGAAACTATGCCAATAACAAAACCTGTGCAGTGAGTTGCACGGGAAGCGGGGAATATTTTATCAGGGGTGTTGTTGCGTACGACGTATCCTGTCTTATGGAATTTAAGAATATGTCCCTAGCAGAGGCCGCTTCCGAAGTAATCTATAAGAGAATCACCAAGATCAATGGAGATGGAGGGCTTATTGCTGTAGATGCTGAAGCTAATATTACCATGCCCTTTAACACCGAAGGAATGTACCGCGCTTTTAAAACTTCGAGGGGCGATAAGGAAATTGGAATATATGCCTAG
- the polA gene encoding DNA polymerase I has product MSDQKRLFLVDAYALIFRGYYAFIKNPRINSKGMDTSAILGFTNSLLDVIKRERPDHLAVCFDKGGSEARNEMFTDYKANRDETPDAIRIAVPYIEEILKAMHIPIMVKEGYEADDVIGTLAKKAEKEGYKTYMVTPDKDFAQLVSENIFMYKPVFGGGYETWGIPEVKEKFEVDDPSQVIDYLGMMGDSADNIPGLPGVGDKTAKKFIAAYGSMEGLLANTDQLKGKMKEKVEGAKELGLLSKKLATIMLDVPVEFDAKDFEMSEPDIQGVTKIFEELEFRRLTDNFIKTFTSEPSNSDSKSVPSEEKPTRTKASPTAAGAGQFSLFGGDGEPSEATQKKYNSRNTINDIEHFYQTVQPGMGTKLFLQNLNNQKSVCFDTETTGLNPLTAELVGIAFSWETGKGFYLPFPEDFEEACELMESLRPFFENEGIEKIGQNLKYDIKVLAKYKVDVKGKLFDTMLAHYLINPDMRHNMDVLAETYLNYTPVSITELIGKKGKNQLSMREVPLEQQTEYAVEDADITLQLKEHFEKELGEANTQKLFDEIEIPLLRVLAAMELEGINLDENFLKGLSVELDKDIKRLEAEIYKEAGEEFNIGSPRQLGDILFDKMKLVDKPKKTKTGQYSTAEDVLSYLAKDHKIIRDVLEYRGLSKLKSTYVDALPGQVEPSTGRVHTDYMQTVAATGRLSSNNPNLQNIPIRTERGRQVRKAFIPRDKDHILLAADYSQIELRIIAALSEEENMIQAFRDGEDIHASTAAKVFNIPIKEVTREQRGNAKTVNFGIIYGVSAFGLSNQTDLSRTEAKELIETYYKTYPKLRDYISDQIAFAREHGYVQTVLGRRRYLNAINGSNAVVRAAAERNAVNAPIQGSAADIIKIAMINIHKKLEEKKFKSKMLLQVHDELVFDAYKPELEELRQMIKTEMEGAYKLAVPLVVEMGLGENWLEAH; this is encoded by the coding sequence ATGTCCGACCAAAAACGCCTTTTCCTCGTTGATGCATACGCACTTATATTCAGGGGATACTACGCTTTTATTAAGAATCCCAGAATCAATTCGAAAGGTATGGATACCTCGGCCATCCTGGGATTTACCAATTCGTTACTGGATGTAATTAAACGAGAACGCCCGGATCATCTTGCCGTGTGTTTCGACAAAGGTGGTAGTGAAGCGCGAAACGAAATGTTCACAGATTACAAGGCGAACAGGGATGAGACCCCGGATGCCATCAGGATCGCTGTTCCTTATATAGAGGAAATTTTGAAGGCCATGCATATACCCATCATGGTGAAGGAGGGTTATGAAGCTGACGACGTTATTGGGACGCTCGCCAAAAAAGCCGAAAAAGAAGGGTACAAAACCTATATGGTCACCCCGGATAAGGATTTTGCCCAACTGGTCTCAGAGAACATATTTATGTACAAACCCGTGTTTGGCGGAGGCTATGAGACCTGGGGAATCCCGGAAGTAAAGGAAAAATTTGAGGTGGACGATCCTAGTCAGGTAATTGACTATTTAGGCATGATGGGAGACAGTGCAGATAACATTCCCGGGCTTCCCGGGGTGGGTGATAAAACAGCCAAAAAATTCATTGCTGCCTATGGCTCCATGGAAGGTCTTCTGGCCAATACCGATCAACTGAAAGGAAAGATGAAAGAAAAGGTGGAGGGAGCGAAAGAACTGGGTCTGCTTTCCAAAAAGCTGGCCACGATCATGTTGGATGTTCCGGTTGAATTCGACGCCAAGGATTTTGAAATGTCTGAGCCCGATATTCAAGGGGTGACCAAAATATTCGAGGAATTAGAATTCAGGAGGTTAACCGATAATTTTATAAAAACTTTTACTTCGGAACCTTCTAATAGCGATTCCAAATCGGTTCCTTCGGAAGAAAAACCAACTCGCACAAAAGCGAGCCCGACCGCAGCTGGCGCGGGCCAGTTCTCCTTATTTGGAGGGGACGGGGAACCTTCAGAAGCAACACAAAAAAAATATAATTCCCGAAATACCATCAACGATATAGAGCATTTCTATCAAACCGTACAACCGGGGATGGGAACAAAATTATTTCTTCAGAATTTAAACAATCAGAAAAGCGTGTGTTTCGACACCGAAACTACCGGCCTTAATCCGCTTACGGCCGAATTGGTAGGAATTGCTTTTAGCTGGGAAACCGGAAAAGGGTTCTACCTGCCGTTTCCCGAGGATTTCGAGGAAGCCTGTGAACTTATGGAGAGCCTACGGCCCTTCTTCGAAAATGAAGGCATCGAGAAGATCGGTCAGAATTTAAAATACGATATAAAGGTACTTGCCAAATACAAGGTTGATGTAAAGGGAAAATTATTCGATACCATGTTGGCTCACTATCTTATCAACCCCGATATGCGTCATAATATGGACGTCCTTGCCGAAACCTACCTCAATTATACACCGGTTTCTATTACAGAATTAATTGGTAAAAAGGGTAAGAATCAATTGTCCATGCGGGAGGTCCCGTTAGAGCAGCAAACAGAATATGCTGTTGAAGATGCCGATATCACATTGCAGCTGAAAGAACATTTTGAAAAAGAACTGGGAGAAGCGAATACCCAAAAATTATTTGATGAGATCGAGATCCCATTGCTAAGGGTACTGGCCGCTATGGAATTGGAAGGAATAAACCTGGATGAAAATTTCTTAAAAGGCTTATCTGTAGAACTCGATAAGGACATCAAGCGACTTGAAGCCGAAATCTACAAGGAGGCCGGAGAAGAGTTTAATATTGGGTCCCCAAGGCAATTGGGTGACATCTTATTTGATAAGATGAAACTGGTGGATAAACCAAAAAAGACCAAGACCGGACAATATTCTACGGCCGAAGATGTACTCTCCTACCTGGCAAAAGATCATAAGATCATTCGGGATGTACTGGAATATCGCGGACTTTCAAAGCTAAAAAGCACCTATGTGGACGCCTTACCCGGGCAGGTAGAACCCTCCACCGGCAGGGTCCATACGGATTATATGCAAACGGTGGCAGCCACCGGCAGGCTTAGTAGCAACAACCCAAATCTGCAAAATATTCCTATCCGAACCGAAAGAGGCAGGCAAGTGCGGAAAGCATTTATTCCCAGAGATAAAGACCATATTTTACTGGCTGCAGATTATTCACAGATAGAGTTACGCATTATAGCTGCACTGAGTGAAGAGGAAAATATGATCCAAGCATTTAGAGACGGAGAAGATATTCATGCCTCTACAGCTGCTAAAGTGTTTAATATCCCTATAAAGGAGGTAACCCGGGAGCAACGTGGTAATGCAAAGACCGTTAACTTTGGGATTATTTACGGGGTTTCGGCATTTGGGCTTAGCAATCAAACCGATCTTTCAAGAACGGAAGCCAAAGAACTTATTGAAACCTATTACAAAACCTATCCGAAGCTACGCGATTACATAAGCGATCAGATCGCGTTTGCCCGCGAACATGGGTATGTGCAAACCGTATTAGGACGAAGGAGATATTTAAACGCCATAAATGGCAGTAATGCCGTAGTACGTGCCGCGGCTGAAAGAAATGCGGTAAATGCACCCATACAAGGAAGTGCAGCCGATATTATAAAGATCGCGATGATCAATATTCATAAGAAGCTGGAGGAAAAGAAATTTAAAAGTAAAATGCTTTTGCAGGTTCATGACGAATTGGTTTTCGATGCGTATAAACCCGAATTGGAAGAACTTCGCCAAATGATAAAAACAGAGATGGAAGGAGCTTATAAGCTGGCCGTTCCCCTGGTAGTTGAGATGGGTCTGGGCGAGAATTGGTTAGAGGCGCATTAA